From one Geoalkalibacter halelectricus genomic stretch:
- a CDS encoding SulP family inorganic anion transporter, producing MLNAYRSIRQDWLSNVRGDVLAGIVVALALIPEAIAFSIIAGVDPKVGLYASFCIAAVSAFVGGRPGMISAATGAMALLMITLVREHGLQYLLAATVLTGVLQVLAGAFRLGGLMRFVSRSVVIGFVNALAILIFLAQLPELTNVGWQVYALAAAGLGLIYLFPYISKTIPSPLVCIIALTGFTILFGVDVRTVGDMGALPDSLPIFLIPDIPLNLQTLMIIFPYSATLAVVGLLESMMTATIVDDLTDTPSDKNRECVGQGVANVSAGFLGGMAGCAMIGQSVINIKSGGRGRLSTLVAGVVLLLMVVFLGEWVARIPMAALVAVMIMVAIGTFSWESVANLHKNPKSSSVVMVSTVVVVVFTHNLALGVGVGVLLSALFFAYKISKILYVGSSLSEDGVTRRYEVVGQVFFSSADKFIASFDLKEAVEKVEIDVSRAHFWDITAVGALDKVILKFRREGTDVEIFGMNKASETMVDRFAVHDKPDAVERLMAH from the coding sequence ATGCTCAACGCTTATCGATCGATCCGTCAGGACTGGCTCTCCAATGTGCGCGGCGACGTCCTTGCCGGGATCGTCGTCGCTCTGGCCCTCATTCCCGAGGCCATCGCCTTTTCGATCATCGCCGGCGTCGATCCCAAGGTCGGCCTCTACGCCTCCTTCTGCATCGCCGCGGTCAGCGCCTTCGTCGGCGGGCGTCCGGGGATGATCTCTGCGGCGACCGGCGCCATGGCGCTGCTGATGATCACCCTGGTGCGCGAACACGGTCTGCAATATCTGCTGGCGGCCACCGTCCTGACGGGGGTGCTGCAGGTTCTCGCCGGCGCCTTTCGGCTCGGAGGGTTGATGCGCTTTGTGTCGCGATCGGTCGTCATCGGCTTCGTCAACGCCCTGGCCATTCTGATTTTCCTGGCGCAGCTTCCCGAGCTCACCAACGTCGGGTGGCAGGTCTATGCGCTGGCGGCGGCCGGTCTCGGTCTGATCTATCTCTTTCCCTACATCTCCAAAACGATCCCCTCGCCGCTCGTGTGCATCATCGCGCTGACGGGGTTCACCATCCTCTTCGGCGTCGATGTGCGTACAGTGGGGGACATGGGGGCGTTGCCGGACAGCCTTCCGATCTTCCTGATCCCGGACATTCCGCTGAACCTGCAAACGCTCATGATCATCTTCCCCTACTCGGCGACCTTGGCCGTCGTCGGCCTGCTCGAATCGATGATGACGGCGACCATCGTCGACGATCTGACCGACACGCCGAGCGACAAGAACCGCGAGTGCGTGGGGCAGGGAGTCGCCAACGTCTCGGCCGGATTTCTCGGCGGGATGGCCGGGTGCGCGATGATCGGCCAGTCGGTCATCAACATCAAGTCGGGGGGGCGCGGGCGTCTCTCGACCCTGGTGGCCGGCGTCGTTCTCCTTCTGATGGTCGTCTTTCTCGGCGAGTGGGTCGCGCGTATCCCGATGGCGGCTCTGGTGGCGGTCATGATCATGGTGGCCATCGGAACCTTCAGTTGGGAGTCGGTCGCAAATCTTCACAAGAATCCGAAGAGCTCCAGCGTGGTGATGGTCTCCACCGTGGTGGTCGTCGTCTTCACCCATAACCTCGCTCTGGGGGTCGGGGTGGGGGTTCTTCTCAGCGCCCTCTTCTTTGCCTACAAGATCAGCAAGATCCTGTATGTTGGCTCAAGCCTTTCGGAGGATGGCGTGACGCGGCGCTACGAGGTCGTCGGGCAGGTCTTTTTCAGCTCGGCCGACAAGTTCATCGCCTCCTTCGATTTGAAAGAAGCAGTGGAGAAGGTGGAAATCGATGTCAGCCGCGCCCATTTCTGGGACATCACCGCCGTCGGCGCCCTCGACAAGGTCATTTTGAAGTTCCGCCGGGAAGGGACCGATGTCGAAATCTTCGGCATGAACAAGGCGAGCGAGACGATGGTCGATCGCTTCGCCGTTCACGACAAGCCCGATGCGGTTGAACGCCTGATGGCGCACTAA
- a CDS encoding type II toxin-antitoxin system RelE/ParE family toxin, protein MAEYIALDKPQAASQLVKEIFSTVERLERFPDSGYVPSELPNSIYRGLYVRPCRIFYRCEGNTVFIIHVMREARQLRQFLLDGETDG, encoded by the coding sequence ATCGCGGAATACATCGCCCTGGATAAGCCGCAGGCCGCCTCACAACTCGTCAAGGAGATATTCTCAACTGTCGAGCGTCTTGAGCGGTTTCCAGATTCCGGGTATGTCCCCTCCGAGCTGCCCAATTCGATTTACCGCGGACTGTATGTGCGGCCGTGCCGCATTTTCTACCGGTGCGAAGGCAACACGGTTTTTATCATCCATGTCATGAGAGAGGCACGGCAACTGCGGCAGTTTCTTTTGGATGGCGAGACGGACGGCTAG
- a CDS encoding glycoside hydrolase family 65 protein, with protein sequence MNSWSLVYDSFDPEKEKLREALCTLGNGYFCTRGAAPESDANEVHYPGTYLAGGYNRLQTQMAGRVIENEDLVNLPNWLSLTFRIHGGEWFDMQKVKILSYRQTLDLKQGLLHRNIRFADAQGRISRLDQRRLVHMGNRHLAALETSLVAENWSGEVEWRSALDGQVVNDNVERYSDLANRHLEPLEARSIDAETLLLKMCTNQSRLEIAQAARTRVYVDDTRHNPPRNTLRKDDFIAQTFKLSLQQGQSARVEKVIALYTCRDEAIAESGLEAQTAVARAGGFEELLGDHSLRWHQLWRRFDMNLEEANGDKGATNMMILRLHIFHLLQTVSPHTIHLDAGVPSRGWHGEAYRGHIFWDELFIFPLLNLRMPEITRTLLNYRYRRLGEARAAAREAGFDGAMYPWQSGSNGREESQKVHLNPQSGNWIPDNSRLQRHVNAAIAWNVWQYFQVTDDLEYLSFFGAEMILEIARFWASLTTWNAKLERYEIFGVMGPDEYHDAYPAAERPGLDNNAYTNLMAVWVLVCAMEVLDLLPGDRRQELCEILDLKQDEIDHWDHISRRMRLVFHGDDILSQFEGYDKLEELDWETYRSKHGKVMRLDRILEAEGDSPNRYKCSKQADVLMLFYLFSAEELKALFQRLGYPFDYETIPKNIEYYLARTSHGSTLSQVVHSWVLSRSDRKGSWDLYLEALRADIDDIQGGTTPEGIHLGAMAGTVDLLQRCYIGIETRGGVLRLNPCLPQELTRLCLQLHYRGQLLTLQITKEKMRLTCQICEIEPIQLIYRDQQHQLRGGDTLEFDLVGKECS encoded by the coding sequence GAGGATCTGGTCAATCTGCCCAACTGGCTGTCCCTGACTTTCCGTATTCACGGTGGCGAGTGGTTTGACATGCAGAAGGTGAAGATTCTTTCCTACCGCCAGACCCTCGACCTCAAGCAAGGCCTGCTGCACCGAAACATTCGCTTTGCCGACGCCCAGGGGCGCATCAGCCGATTGGATCAGCGGCGCCTGGTGCACATGGGCAACCGCCATCTGGCCGCCCTTGAAACTTCGCTGGTCGCGGAAAACTGGTCGGGCGAGGTTGAGTGGCGCAGTGCCCTGGACGGGCAGGTGGTCAACGACAACGTCGAGCGCTACAGCGACCTGGCCAATCGCCACCTCGAGCCCCTGGAGGCCCGCTCCATCGACGCGGAAACTCTCTTGCTGAAAATGTGCACCAACCAGTCGCGCCTTGAGATCGCACAAGCAGCCCGCACCCGTGTTTATGTCGACGACACCCGGCACAATCCCCCGCGCAACACACTGCGCAAGGATGACTTCATCGCCCAGACCTTTAAGCTATCCTTGCAGCAGGGACAGAGCGCGCGGGTCGAGAAGGTTATCGCCCTCTACACCTGCCGGGATGAAGCCATCGCCGAGTCCGGGCTCGAAGCGCAAACGGCGGTGGCGCGCGCGGGCGGCTTCGAGGAATTGCTCGGTGACCACAGCCTGCGCTGGCATCAACTCTGGCGCCGCTTCGACATGAACCTCGAAGAAGCCAACGGCGATAAGGGCGCGACCAACATGATGATTTTGCGCCTGCACATTTTTCACCTGCTGCAAACCGTAAGCCCGCACACCATTCACCTCGATGCCGGGGTGCCCTCGCGCGGCTGGCACGGCGAGGCCTATCGCGGCCATATCTTCTGGGATGAACTGTTTATCTTTCCCCTGCTCAACCTGCGTATGCCCGAGATTACCCGCACCCTTCTCAACTACCGCTATCGACGCCTCGGCGAAGCCCGGGCCGCCGCGCGCGAGGCCGGTTTCGACGGCGCCATGTATCCCTGGCAGAGCGGCAGCAACGGGCGCGAGGAAAGCCAGAAGGTCCACCTCAATCCGCAATCGGGCAATTGGATTCCCGACAACTCGCGTCTGCAACGCCACGTCAATGCGGCCATCGCCTGGAACGTCTGGCAGTATTTCCAGGTCACCGACGACCTGGAATACTTAAGCTTTTTCGGTGCCGAAATGATCCTGGAGATCGCCCGCTTCTGGGCGAGCCTGACAACCTGGAACGCCAAGCTCGAGCGCTACGAGATTTTCGGCGTCATGGGCCCCGACGAATACCACGACGCCTACCCCGCCGCCGAGCGACCCGGGCTGGACAACAACGCCTACACCAACCTCATGGCGGTGTGGGTCCTGGTTTGCGCCATGGAGGTTCTCGATCTCCTGCCGGGAGACCGCCGCCAGGAATTGTGCGAGATTCTCGACCTGAAGCAGGACGAGATCGACCACTGGGATCACATCAGCCGCCGCATGCGCCTGGTCTTTCACGGCGACGACATCCTCAGCCAATTCGAAGGCTATGACAAACTCGAGGAACTCGACTGGGAAACCTACCGCAGCAAACACGGCAAGGTCATGCGCCTCGACCGCATCCTCGAAGCCGAGGGAGATTCGCCCAACCGCTACAAATGCTCCAAACAGGCCGATGTCTTGATGCTGTTCTATCTGTTTTCCGCCGAGGAACTCAAAGCCCTGTTCCAGCGTCTCGGCTACCCCTTTGACTACGAAACCATCCCCAAAAACATCGAGTATTATCTGGCCCGCACCTCTCACGGATCAACGCTCAGTCAGGTGGTGCACTCCTGGGTGCTGTCGCGCTCCGACCGCAAGGGCTCCTGGGACCTCTACCTCGAAGCCCTGCGGGCGGATATCGACGACATTCAGGGCGGCACAACTCCCGAGGGCATACACCTCGGCGCCATGGCCGGCACCGTCGATTTGCTCCAGCGCTGCTACATCGGCATCGAAACACGCGGCGGCGTGCTGCGGCTCAACCCATGCCTGCCGCAGGAACTGACCCGTCTGTGCCTGCAACTTCATTACCGGGGTCAACTGCTGACTTTGCAAATCACCAAAGAGAAAATGCGCCTGACCTGCCAGATCTGCGAAATAGAGCCCATTCAACTGATCTACCGCGACCAGCAACACCAATTGCGCGGCGGCGATACCCTGGAATTCGATTTGGTCGGCAAGGAGTGCAGTTGA
- a CDS encoding c-type cytochrome: protein MGRKIAWGLLAFLVLSGLVFYVFAYQWPPVRDPALTMPDGDPAQGRQAIVKYGCSSCHVIPNVRQATGRVGPKLEDIGRQIYLAGVLPNTPDNMIRWIMHPREIAPLTAMPELDVSEQEARDIGAHLYGQGSVRQSRPGHGGSGGGHSPR, encoded by the coding sequence ATGGGGCGTAAAATTGCCTGGGGCCTGTTGGCTTTTTTGGTGCTGTCTGGTCTGGTTTTTTATGTTTTTGCCTATCAGTGGCCTCCGGTGCGCGACCCGGCCTTGACCATGCCCGACGGCGATCCCGCGCAGGGGCGCCAGGCCATTGTCAAATACGGCTGTTCGAGCTGCCATGTCATCCCCAATGTTCGCCAGGCCACGGGCCGGGTGGGGCCGAAGCTCGAGGACATCGGCCGCCAAATCTACCTTGCGGGCGTACTGCCCAATACTCCCGACAATATGATCCGCTGGATCATGCATCCGCGCGAAATCGCACCCCTGACGGCCATGCCCGAACTCGACGTCTCCGAACAAGAGGCGCGCGATATTGGCGCACACCTCTACGGTCAGGGGTCGGTGCGGCAGAGTCGCCCCGGGCATGGCGGAAGCGGGGGCGGACATTCCCCGCGCTGA
- a CDS encoding chromate transporter produces MPTAQAALRGTNAAVVEILLAAMYDPVWTKGIHGSADLILGLAAFGFLHFWKTPPWLVVVLASLAGLVYLG; encoded by the coding sequence ATGCCGACGGCGCAAGCTGCGTTGCGCGGGACCAATGCCGCCGTGGTCGAAATACTCTTGGCGGCGATGTACGATCCTGTCTGGACCAAAGGCATCCATGGGTCGGCAGATCTGATCCTCGGCCTTGCTGCTTTCGGTTTTCTGCACTTCTGGAAGACGCCCCCCTGGTTGGTGGTTGTTCTGGCCAGCCTGGCGGGGCTGGTCTATCTTGGTTAA
- a CDS encoding heme o synthase has translation MGSSIVETVAAVGLATRMGERCKAYLLLAKPRILLLVALTGLVAMVLEGSLLGAPWRFSGVLLGILLAGAAANALNQYWDRDIDSVMARTRNKRPIPSGKISPREALGFSLVAALAAIWLLQVAGGSLAALLGLGTLGFYVLIYTLWLKRRTTLNIVVGGAAGAAPPLIGWAAGAGEVGWVPALLFLVIFLWTPVHFWALAICLKEEYAQAGVPMLPVVVGERATCVRIAIYVALLLPMTVWLGFGAGLGAVYFFGATVLGLILVAKVAALWRRKDRQAAWALFGYSNVYLAALFLLMLIPRG, from the coding sequence ATGGGAAGCAGTATTGTTGAAACCGTCGCCGCCGTGGGACTTGCCACGCGGATGGGGGAGAGATGCAAAGCTTATCTCCTTCTGGCCAAGCCTAGAATCCTTTTGCTGGTCGCTCTTACCGGTTTGGTGGCGATGGTCCTGGAAGGTTCCCTGCTGGGTGCGCCCTGGCGTTTTTCCGGGGTGCTGCTGGGAATTCTTCTCGCCGGTGCCGCGGCCAACGCCCTGAATCAGTACTGGGATCGCGATATCGACAGTGTGATGGCGCGCACCAGAAACAAGCGCCCGATTCCTTCGGGAAAAATCAGCCCCCGCGAGGCCCTTGGCTTCAGCCTGGTTGCGGCGTTGGCGGCCATATGGCTGTTGCAGGTGGCGGGCGGTTCCCTGGCGGCTTTGCTGGGCCTTGGTACGCTGGGATTTTATGTGTTGATTTACACCCTTTGGCTGAAGCGCCGCACCACGCTGAATATCGTGGTCGGAGGTGCCGCGGGCGCGGCCCCGCCCCTCATCGGCTGGGCGGCCGGGGCCGGAGAGGTGGGTTGGGTGCCGGCTTTGCTGTTTCTCGTCATTTTTCTTTGGACACCAGTGCATTTCTGGGCGCTGGCCATTTGCCTCAAGGAAGAATACGCCCAGGCCGGGGTTCCCATGCTGCCGGTGGTGGTCGGGGAAAGAGCCACCTGCGTCCGGATCGCCATCTATGTCGCCTTGCTGCTGCCGATGACCGTCTGGCTGGGCTTCGGCGCGGGCCTCGGTGCCGTTTATTTCTTCGGCGCCACGGTGCTCGGCCTCATTCTGGTCGCCAAGGTTGCGGCACTGTGGCGGCGCAAGGACCGGCAAGCCGCCTGGGCACTTTTCGGCTATTCCAATGTCTATCTCGCGGCGCTTTTCCTTCTGATGCTGATTCCTCGGGGGTGA
- a CDS encoding universal stress protein, whose amino-acid sequence MRTLVLACIDGSKYAPAVCDAAAWAALRLEAPLTFLHVLSKVREVTQSDLSGNIGLGSRESLLEELAELDAKRGKLAQEQGRQILAAAKERARAAGISEPTGLQRHGGLVETLAEREEEIRLLVLGKRGEAAEFASEHMGSHLERVIRSMSRPILVTTEEFRAPKRIMLAFDGSATTRKGVDMVAASPLFRGLPCHLVMVGADTSEARAQLARARQILEMARFDAPEVILPGEPEIALTGYQQENGIDLMIMGAYGHSRIRHLFVGSTTTEMIRNSTVPLLLLR is encoded by the coding sequence ATGAGGACACTCGTACTGGCGTGTATCGACGGCTCGAAATACGCTCCGGCGGTTTGCGACGCGGCCGCCTGGGCCGCTCTGCGTCTTGAGGCGCCGCTGACCTTCCTGCATGTGCTGAGCAAGGTACGAGAGGTCACTCAGTCCGACCTCAGCGGCAATATCGGCCTGGGGTCTCGGGAGTCGCTCTTGGAGGAGTTGGCGGAGCTCGATGCAAAGCGCGGCAAGCTGGCTCAGGAGCAGGGGAGACAGATCCTCGCCGCGGCAAAAGAGCGCGCTCGTGCGGCGGGCATTTCCGAACCCACAGGGCTGCAGCGCCATGGCGGGCTCGTCGAAACACTGGCGGAGAGGGAAGAAGAGATCCGCCTCCTGGTCCTCGGCAAGCGCGGCGAGGCGGCCGAGTTCGCCTCCGAGCACATGGGGAGCCACCTGGAGCGGGTCATCCGGTCGATGAGCCGCCCGATCTTGGTGACGACTGAGGAGTTTCGTGCCCCGAAGCGCATCATGCTCGCCTTCGACGGCAGCGCCACTACCCGCAAGGGGGTCGACATGGTGGCGGCAAGTCCCCTCTTTCGGGGGCTGCCCTGTCATCTGGTGATGGTCGGCGCCGACACCTCTGAGGCGCGTGCCCAACTCGCCCGCGCCCGTCAGATCCTGGAGATGGCTCGATTCGACGCGCCGGAGGTGATCCTCCCCGGCGAGCCGGAAATCGCCCTCACAGGGTATCAGCAGGAGAACGGTATCGATCTGATGATCATGGGCGCCTACGGGCATTCACGGATTCGTCACCTCTTCGTCGGCAGTACGACCACGGAGATGATCCGCAACTCGACCGTTCCGCTCCTTCTGCTGCGCTGA
- a CDS encoding cytochrome c oxidase subunit II has translation MLLTVFLLAGCGTERPHSILDPAGPAAELIAGLWWRMLWVYGLVFIATLVLLILALVVRRRETNVLGFRFVFLTGVAIPTVILIIMLVDTLRVMGQLHAHEEDLRIKVVSHHWWFEVQYPGYDVIDANEIHIPTGKTVRFDLISEGVIHSFWVPRLGGKRDMLPDHFTELHLKANQPGVYQGTCTEYCAGTHALMNFRLVAHEPEDFTRWLEFAAQQPHAPEDAYLQRGREAFMRGGCAACHAVKGVSRGILGPNLTLVGARLTLGAGTIENNKGNLAGWIANSQAIKPGNMMPKIYLEPEDLHALVDYLWSLQ, from the coding sequence TTGCTTTTGACGGTTTTTTTGCTCGCCGGGTGCGGCACGGAGCGACCCCATTCGATCCTGGATCCCGCCGGCCCCGCGGCCGAACTCATCGCCGGGTTGTGGTGGCGGATGTTGTGGGTGTATGGACTAGTCTTCATCGCTACCCTGGTGCTGCTGATTCTGGCCCTGGTCGTGCGGCGGCGAGAAACCAACGTGCTGGGTTTTCGCTTTGTTTTTCTGACCGGGGTGGCCATTCCCACGGTAATCCTGATCATCATGCTGGTGGACACCCTGCGGGTCATGGGGCAGTTGCACGCCCACGAGGAGGATCTGCGCATCAAGGTGGTCAGTCACCATTGGTGGTTTGAGGTGCAATATCCGGGCTACGACGTCATCGACGCCAATGAGATCCATATCCCAACGGGAAAGACGGTGCGTTTTGATCTGATCTCCGAGGGTGTGATTCACAGTTTCTGGGTGCCGCGCCTGGGCGGCAAGCGCGACATGCTGCCGGATCATTTCACCGAACTTCACCTCAAGGCGAATCAGCCCGGAGTCTATCAGGGAACCTGTACCGAATATTGCGCGGGAACCCATGCGCTCATGAACTTTCGCCTGGTGGCCCATGAGCCGGAGGATTTCACCCGCTGGCTGGAATTTGCCGCGCAGCAGCCCCATGCTCCCGAGGATGCCTACCTGCAACGCGGCCGCGAGGCTTTCATGCGTGGCGGCTGTGCCGCCTGCCACGCCGTCAAGGGGGTATCGCGGGGCATTCTCGGTCCCAACCTGACCCTGGTGGGTGCGCGCCTCACCCTGGGTGCGGGAACCATCGAAAACAACAAGGGCAATCTGGCCGGTTGGATTGCCAATTCCCAGGCGATCAAGCCCGGAAACATGATGCCCAAGATCTATCTGGAGCCAGAGGATCTGCACGCCCTGGTTGATTATTTGTGGAGCCTGCAATGA
- a CDS encoding cbb3-type cytochrome c oxidase subunit I yields MKPDALIEERFTRTWLSRPGFWGWIAEVNNRPLGVRYMVTSLVFFALAVVMALTMRTQLALPDNNLLSPDTYNAVFTMHGSTMLYLFAVPFVEGLGLYLIPLLIGARDVAFPRLTSFGYWMYLFGGLIIFSSFLFGEVPDAGWTAYTPLSGPKYSGIGIDFWLLGLGLLEIAGITAAIEIVTTILKFRAPGMALQHMPLIAWTYLVIGFMILFSFPVLLLATLLLELDRAFGFQFFNPSMGGSSLLWQHLFWWFGHPEVYIIFLPATGVISTIIPVFVGRRIVAYPLILAALLITGFVSFGLWTHHMFTSGIPELPMLFFTAASFMVALAAGIQIFAWIATLWGGRPRLGVPLLYILAFFYIFVQGGLTGVMVATMPFDWQTHDTTFVVAHFHDVLIGGAVLPFIAAFHYWLPKMTGRLGGEFWDRIGLGFIFVGYNITFVPLYIAGLFGMRRRIYTYPEEMGIGTLNLISTFGSYLLALGFAIALASLLWHARRGRPADPDPWKGGTLEWSMPSPAPPYGFRRPLVVGDLYPLWNPVPSESHSGDSAPRDAYTEELEQASAAMDCRPAGWRGNLVTDGLNGRPQAVQSLPGPTLLPFWLAVVMTLATVFFLAQQYMASAAMGFVSLVFIGWWLTREPVFDREEAAVLEAQLQVPLWSHGRHTTGWWAAAGTVAVLFTVFGALTYSYFYLRLYSDHWPQGGLPLPELGSSLLVFALLAAGGVSQFMSSLGWRRRSRTWVVFGMAVTLVLGVGFVIVQMMVLHAAPFGPTANAYASIFFVLNGFVLLTVLTGLALLGGALVRVIAKQESFTAPRLILWLQISEMLWFFAVFAGLACFLVAYLVPHLL; encoded by the coding sequence ATGAAGCCCGACGCCCTAATCGAAGAGCGCTTCACCCGCACCTGGCTGTCACGCCCTGGTTTCTGGGGCTGGATCGCCGAGGTCAACAATCGACCCCTGGGTGTGCGCTACATGGTCACTTCCCTGGTGTTCTTCGCCTTGGCGGTCGTCATGGCCCTGACGATGCGCACCCAACTGGCGCTGCCCGACAACAATCTGCTCTCCCCCGATACCTACAACGCTGTCTTCACCATGCACGGCTCCACCATGCTTTATCTGTTTGCCGTGCCATTTGTCGAAGGGCTGGGGCTCTATCTCATCCCCTTGCTGATCGGCGCGCGGGACGTGGCCTTCCCGCGCCTCACCAGTTTTGGGTACTGGATGTATCTGTTCGGCGGCCTGATCATTTTCTCCAGCTTTTTGTTCGGGGAGGTGCCCGACGCCGGTTGGACGGCCTACACGCCCCTGTCCGGCCCCAAATATTCGGGCATCGGCATCGATTTCTGGCTTCTGGGGCTGGGGCTGCTTGAAATCGCCGGGATTACCGCCGCCATTGAAATCGTGACCACCATCCTGAAGTTTCGGGCTCCCGGCATGGCGTTGCAGCACATGCCGCTCATCGCCTGGACCTATCTGGTGATCGGTTTCATGATTCTGTTCTCCTTTCCCGTGTTGCTGCTGGCGACCTTGCTGCTGGAGTTGGATCGGGCCTTCGGCTTTCAGTTCTTCAACCCCAGCATGGGCGGCAGCTCCCTGCTCTGGCAGCATTTGTTCTGGTGGTTCGGGCACCCCGAGGTGTACATCATTTTCTTGCCGGCCACCGGCGTGATTTCCACCATTATCCCGGTATTCGTCGGCCGGCGCATCGTGGCCTATCCGCTTATCCTGGCGGCGCTTTTGATTACCGGCTTCGTGAGCTTCGGCCTGTGGACTCATCACATGTTCACCTCGGGCATTCCCGAACTGCCTATGCTCTTTTTTACCGCCGCCAGCTTCATGGTCGCCCTGGCGGCGGGCATCCAGATATTTGCCTGGATCGCCACTTTGTGGGGCGGGCGACCCCGGCTGGGCGTGCCGCTGCTCTACATCCTGGCCTTTTTCTATATATTCGTGCAGGGCGGGTTGACCGGGGTCATGGTGGCGACCATGCCCTTTGATTGGCAGACACACGACACCACCTTCGTGGTGGCGCATTTTCACGACGTCTTGATCGGCGGCGCGGTGCTGCCGTTTATCGCCGCGTTTCACTACTGGCTGCCGAAAATGACGGGTCGTCTGGGGGGAGAATTCTGGGACCGTATCGGGCTGGGTTTCATCTTCGTCGGCTACAACATCACCTTCGTGCCCCTCTACATTGCCGGGCTGTTCGGCATGCGGCGCCGCATCTACACTTATCCCGAGGAGATGGGCATCGGCACCCTCAATCTGATTTCGACTTTTGGCTCGTATCTGCTGGCCTTGGGTTTTGCCATCGCCCTTGCCAGCCTGCTGTGGCATGCCCGGCGCGGCCGCCCCGCGGATCCCGACCCCTGGAAAGGCGGAACCCTGGAATGGTCCATGCCTTCGCCCGCGCCGCCCTACGGCTTTCGTCGCCCCCTAGTGGTGGGTGATCTGTATCCGCTTTGGAACCCCGTCCCCTCCGAAAGCCACTCTGGGGATTCAGCCCCCCGAGATGCCTATACGGAGGAACTCGAGCAGGCTTCCGCGGCCATGGATTGCCGACCGGCCGGCTGGCGCGGCAATTTGGTCACCGACGGCCTCAACGGCCGGCCGCAGGCGGTGCAATCCCTGCCGGGACCCACCCTGCTGCCGTTCTGGCTGGCGGTCGTGATGACCCTGGCCACGGTTTTCTTCCTCGCCCAGCAGTACATGGCTTCGGCCGCGATGGGTTTTGTCTCTTTGGTTTTCATCGGCTGGTGGTTGACCCGCGAGCCGGTTTTTGATCGCGAGGAGGCGGCGGTGCTTGAGGCCCAGCTTCAGGTTCCCCTGTGGAGCCACGGCCGCCATACCACGGGTTGGTGGGCGGCGGCGGGCACGGTTGCGGTTCTGTTCACGGTTTTCGGCGCCTTGACTTACTCCTATTTCTATCTGCGGCTGTATTCCGACCACTGGCCGCAAGGGGGCTTGCCTTTGCCTGAATTGGGCTCATCCCTGCTGGTTTTTGCCTTGCTGGCGGCGGGGGGAGTCAGCCAGTTCATGAGTTCCCTGGGTTGGCGTCGTCGTTCGCGCACCTGGGTCGTTTTCGGCATGGCGGTGACGCTCGTGCTTGGGGTCGGCTTTGTCATCGTTCAGATGATGGTGCTGCACGCCGCGCCCTTCGGACCCACGGCCAATGCCTACGCGTCGATTTTCTTCGTTCTCAACGGCTTTGTCCTGCTGACAGTCCTGACGGGTTTGGCGCTGCTCGGAGGAGCCCTGGTGCGGGTCATCGCCAAGCAGGAATCCTTTACCGCACCCCGGCTCATCCTGTGGTTGCAGATCAGCGAGATGCTTTGGTTTTTTGCCGTCTTCGCGGGCTTGGCCTGCTTCCTGGTGGCTTATCTGGTTCCCCATTTGCTCTAA
- a CDS encoding ArsR/SmtB family transcription factor translates to MQPEQANDWAATLKALAHPTRLQIVAELLSGTKCVTDMEEILPASQANISQHLAVLRHAGLIDFAQDGALRCYYLSRPHIVERILSLLAAGVPVVRQTKEQIQQEKEAALGREVKG, encoded by the coding sequence ATGCAACCCGAACAGGCCAACGACTGGGCCGCCACCCTGAAGGCCCTTGCCCATCCCACACGACTGCAGATCGTCGCCGAACTGTTGAGCGGGACCAAATGTGTTACCGACATGGAAGAGATCCTTCCCGCCTCCCAGGCGAATATCTCCCAGCACCTGGCCGTGCTGCGCCACGCCGGGCTGATCGATTTCGCTCAGGACGGCGCTTTGCGTTGTTATTACCTGAGTCGTCCGCATATTGTGGAGAGAATTCTCTCGCTTCTCGCAGCGGGTGTGCCAGTGGTGCGCCAGACGAAAGAACAGATCCAGCAGGAGAAAGAGGCGGCCTTGGGGAGGGAGGTGAAAGGATGA
- a CDS encoding ribonuclease toxin HepT-like protein — translation MPTQLRAEDHFEHRKALTALSSSIEHVYSGLEDIFIKIVAEIDGPFTESGNWHSDLLERLENPCPGRRPAVISAHTAGQLAELLGFRHVVRKNYPHVLHVDKVIEDAKLKADPPAHFHRNTQLPVCAS, via the coding sequence ATACCTACACAACTGCGCGCCGAAGACCACTTCGAACACCGCAAGGCCCTCACCGCCCTCTCTTCCAGCATCGAGCATGTTTATTCCGGCCTGGAGGATATTTTTATCAAAATCGTCGCGGAAATTGACGGACCCTTCACGGAGAGCGGCAATTGGCACAGCGACCTGCTCGAACGCCTCGAAAACCCCTGCCCCGGCCGCCGCCCGGCCGTTATTTCCGCGCACACTGCGGGCCAGCTCGCCGAACTCCTGGGGTTTCGCCATGTGGTGCGCAAGAACTACCCTCACGTCCTACATGTCGACAAGGTTATTGAAGACGCCAAGCTTAAAGCGGATCCACCGGCCCACTTTCACCGGAATACGCAGCTTCCTGTGTGTGCATCATAA